TAGTGAAAGAGGACTCTATGGGATAAGCCAATATTGACTTTGAACTGGCTGATAAGCTTTCAAAGAAATAAGAATATCAAAGGGAAATTCGTATTGATGATGATAAATTGATGTGTCTGAGCAGGGGAACCAGTGAaccagaaaaataaataaaaataataagaaaataaaaaaaatcatgctcATTATCAAATGGGAACTTTAATGATAGCCTTAATTTCATTGTAActatcaatataataataataattataaaaaattaaaataccagATGGGAAGATATCATGTAGAAAACGATACAAAGAACATTGAAGACTTGAACACAAAATCACAATTTAGAACAACAGTTATCCAATGCAGCACATACAAAAATAGATCATTCTTCCTATCACCCAGATAGAAGATATgggaaaaaatgaaacaaaaatgcagaaatcttagatttttcatcatttgaaaACTCCCCTCACCAAGCCTAACACAACTGTTTGCCTTAGTTAGAGTGGagcttttcaattttcataaacCAAACTAATCACAAGGCTCTAAAATTCACCGAGTATTCCCAAAAAATGTCAAATTCCGAATTCAGATTCCACCTAATGAAATTGAGGTTTCAAAATCTCCCAAAATtctgaaaattaaaaaacaaaatgaaaatagtatTGTCAAGTCTTTTCCACGGTTTTCTgagcaaccaaacaaataaaacattcaaCAATAAACACGACAAAAGAAAGCATAAAATTTCAAGACCAATCTAGGGTTTCAATGAGCGCAAAGCATAAAACAGACCTGCCAGAGCACCGTGGGGCTGGAGCTGTCATCGGACTCTTCGGCCTCAAGTTTCAACGGGGGAGGAATAATGGGACGTTTCTCCGAGAATCTCACCACATCAACCTTCTTCGATATtacttctccttctccttctccttctccttgcCCTTCTTGTCCGCCATCCGCAACTCTCTGCTTGGCCTCAAACTTGGGTAGCGGGAGGTTCTTCACCAGATTCTGGAAGAGCGAGAAGAAGGGGTTCGGGGCTTTAGGGTGTTCGCTGATCGCCATGTTACCTCCCTTATCTGCCATGGATGGGGAACGAAGCCCAGTTGTGAACTTGAAGCGGCGGAGATCTCAGAGGTATCCGCCAAATATAAGGGGTTGATTACTAGACTGGTTTTCTGGATTCTAGTAGTGGTACTGGTGGGTCATGCTCCCAACAAATTCTAGCGCCTTTTCCAAGTTTCTGGTTTTGAGTCCTACGGATCTTGCCATCTTGGGTTGAACCGTTGAAGGGTCCAGTGTCCATAAGAGTAGGGTATTCCTAAACTACCCtgccaaaaaaaaatcattcgtcttttcaagagacgatttatttccatttaaaaaaaatggataaacaaaaatcatcttaatacaatttctttaaaacaaagtttataggcttcataaagaggcgatttaaaaaaaataataataattaaggaaaaaaatcttctcaagaaaaaaaaaatcgggggaaatcatctcttcaagccaaattttcaaaaattaattttttacattttccccatttttaataatattttaattaataatatattttaataataaaattattataaatatattaattgtaaaattaattgattttatgtttattattattgatatattatttataattacaatatttagtaaaaattatatttatcatctcatattaattagaaaattattttgtgtttaTCTAGATTTTTAAGTGATGAAGCAttgtattattaattaaaaataaaaaaaaaacacatagcatttatataattatacaattattataaatatatattataaaattaattaattttatttactaaatttaatatatataaaaataattataattattgaaatatttatctacaataatatttataaaagtataaattatgtttaacatctaatattaaaaaaaaaaattattctatattaagttagatatttatttaaaaaattattttggtctttatttctaattttattttaaaattaatttaattgattataactataaataatgaaaattttttattccacTTCCACGTGCAGGAGAATGAATGAAGTCTTGTAGAATGTTTATTCTTCTTgtctcctttctttcttttcatttccatCACGTTGCATTTGAGTCATTTGGATACTTTTGAGTCATGGTGAAAGACAAAAAAACactattcacttttctttctttttttacataCTTTTCACACTTTCAGACTTtacataccttttttttttttttactagataaATTCAAATGTACAAAAGATTTTTGAAATCTCTTAACTGAGCATTTCTAAgtgatatttttcaaaagtttgtcaaacTTCTTCAAGAACATATTCATTTTTGTACTTATCAACAAAGATAAGTAAATTAAGTGTAGAAAAGAAGAGGGACTTCTGGAAGATTAGttgaagaaatgattttttaaatgttgtCTTCGGCAATGAGATTATAGTTAGAAGAACTATAAATCTCATAATCAAAATTTCTTGAAATCATTCTTGACCTCCAATGTctgatttgttttttgaggctgAATTTAGTACAGAGCCAAGGGCTCTCTGTACCAAACAATTGATGTTTTCTTTGATTGGCTTTGAGAAGGATGAGGTGTTGAGCAAGGTAAACTCCTCCATCATTCGACCATTTAGGAGGTTTGCTTTCTATAATGAGTTCAACTGATTTGAAATCTCTGATGAAGGCATTTAAAACACAGATtgctaattttcttccaaatccatCGGTTTGATCAGGATGggagaaaattatttgataaagaaCTCCATAATCCATGAGAAGAGAAGGAGTTATTCTATTGACTCATTGTTGAACTTAATGATTATTGGTTTGTAGTTGTAAGTAAATACTGTAAGTAAGAGCACACTTGCAGCCATGCCTTTCTAATGGAATTTCCTTACACAAGGGATTGATCTTTGGACAATCATTGTAAGTGTTGTCATAATGAGAAATCCAAGTGAAGCTCATCCCTTGAATAGTAATTCCAAAAGTGCTACAATCAGCAAAAAATTGCATGATATGCTCTTACTTTGCTTCCTTTGTAGCTTGAGCCTTTTCACTGATCATCTGTCTAAGGTTTTGAGGAAGATCCAAAATCTTTtgcttgaaaaatgaaaatctggaaatttgaaattcttgGCTTTCATCAGAAAGTTTTAGAActtcattttgatttgaaaattccttttgaaattcattttgaaaagattttgaaaatgcaACTTTagattcttttgtttttttttcttgcaaatgaaaattttaagatctATATTCATTGGGATGCAATGTATATCAGAACTTGAAGTGTTAGACAAACTTTCTAATTTATCATTTAactgtttaaaatgaaaagataaggCATTTAAAGCTTCCAACTtttgaatatcactttttgCATTCCAAAGGTtgtctaaaatgcatttttgtgatTTGTCTAATCCTTCTATATCTTTATGAATCCTGAATGATAGATTACTTTTAGGAATTATTGGAAGAGTAAATTTCCCAAATGTGATCCTTTCTTGCTCCATCTGTAgaggaaattcaaattttagtatctct
This DNA window, taken from Vitis riparia cultivar Riparia Gloire de Montpellier isolate 1030 chromosome 13, EGFV_Vit.rip_1.0, whole genome shotgun sequence, encodes the following:
- the LOC117929248 gene encoding uncharacterized protein LOC117929248; this translates as MADKGGNMAISEHPKAPNPFFSLFQNLVKNLPLPKFEAKQRVADGGQEGQGEGEGEGEVISKKVDVVRFSEKRPIIPPPLKLEAEESDDSSSPTVLWQVYALGGFIILKWAWARWNERRNKKGASDEEPSVGED